The sequence below is a genomic window from Lolium perenne isolate Kyuss_39 chromosome 7, Kyuss_2.0, whole genome shotgun sequence.
GGCCCGGATGCTGGCCACGTGGAGGCAGGCGAGCGCGTAGGCGTCCCGCCACGCGGGTTCCACCCCTCTCCACGGCCCCGAGTGCAGCTGCTCCCAGGCCATCTCCCGTGCCGCCTCCGCCGCGCGCAGGTCCCCCGCAGCTGCCTTCTCCGCGGAGGCCACGAAGGCGAAGCCCCCCTCCTCGGTGATCTGTCGCAGCAGCGCCGCCCGCTTCTCccctcccgccgccgctaccactgcccccgccggctccggctcgcCGGTGTCCATTGCTGAGTCGCTGAGCCGTGGGAAAAGCGCAAAAGAGAAGATATTTCGGGGTGCCCGTGGGCCGTGGTCAGTTCTCTGCTTACTCGGATGCAGTGTGAGGTGGATTTACCGAATTTACGGTTGTACCCTCGCTCCTAGTAGATTTGAGATATTTTGGACCCAGATACTTGGACGCGGATGTGAGACGGTCGAGTAGGATTTACGCTTTTGCCCTCGCTCCTAGTAAATGTGAGATATTTTCCACTAAAGATATTTTGGCTTGAACGGCCAGAGAGAGACAGTGGGACGGTGGAGTATCGCAAAGGTGGGCCCGTCAGAAAAGAATGTCAACATTGTACTTTTTGCAGACAAATGTTCCCAAGAATGTATATAGTTAATAAAGAAATGAAAATTCAATTCAGCCCCCGGGTGCACATGCTCCCTCTAACAAAACACTATATTTTAAAATATTGAAACTTTTGATTAAAAAAATCTACAtgcacatctccataatatatatgTGTTCGTCAAATTTTGTGAGGAACCAATATTCttatgtggtctatgtaaaaaagagaaaatttatcatcTGAAAAGCCTTATTTTTTTAGCATTGAATCTTGTCTTTTTGTTACACACCAGACGACAAGtcatttttttatgaaacgacttataAGAGCGTAGCATGTGAAAATGTGTGTGCGGATTTTTcgtttcaaatttaaaatttcaaaatatgggtaacatgcatttcaaaatatagggagcatatgcttccATAGTCCCATGTACCTAAACACCACTCAAATAATATCTTTATGTTGTTGTATATAAGTATTAGATTAACTGCCTTTGAAAAAGAAAATAGGTTCATATCAGCCCATGTGACTAACTTATAGCTAGAAGGAAACAATTAACCGATGAGGTGCATTCTTATCTAGTTTTTAAATATATTTTACTAATCCTACAATATGCAACTATAAATACCGATCCATATCTCCAATAATTACATTTGTATGATTACTATACATGCGCTTATTTTTTGAATTCTCACCGATCATCGAGCCAACATGTTATGATCACCGATTTTCTTACAGTTCATCATTCATAAGTGATCGTTAATATGCATAAATCAATGCTCGGTTGGTCAATCTTATTAAGTCCATACTTGATCAATCAGTTCATGATCTGGTTGATTGGTCAACAGATTCTTTCTCTACTTTAGTTCATTAGTTGATGTAAATTTATTTATCTAGTTTTACTTCACTTTTTTAGTGTTAactattttgttttttcattttgtaTGAAATAACACATGTTGAGGCTATATAGTTAAGTAAAATTATGCTCTAGTTATATTAGATTTTTAAAAACAATTATGGCCCCAATTGTCATTTCACAcgaaggccacaaaattcctGAGACGACCCTCCTATCATGCATTCCGTAAGTTTTTTGTTCTTGCATGTTCATTTAGGTTTTTCATTGTCCCCTTTGGTTTTCTTTCGATTGTTACATACTTCCTCTGTCTCACGAAGGTTGTttgagatttgtcaaaatttagatATATCCAGATGCTATTGTCtatatacatctaaattttgataaatcgTAGACAACCTTCATGAAATGAAGGGAGTATTTGTTTCCATCGCCTCCTTTTTAAGTTTTGCCTTTCCTTTCTCATTttcctttctattttattttattttatcatttctttgttcctttttttttcctgcatatactccctccgtctagaAACAAGTGTCTCAACATTTTCCAGATACATCCGTATGTAAAGAAAACTAAGGCACTTAATTTTGGACGGAGGTAATAATATTTTTCATGTAAGCAtgaatatttttaaatttttatgaatttttttgataaaacataATTTTTTTATTTAGTATAGAAAACATGATTTTATAGCATATGTTTTTTAATATGTATAGACATCTTTTTATATAGTACTTGGGTGCATTTATGATTATATATGTGAATATTTTAGCTCTTACAACACATATGATTTTTTTTGTTATATGTATATAAATAAGAGTAAAATGATTTCTCAAATGATAACATATAAAAAACCCTTTTATTAGTGGACTGCGTGAGATGTATGAAGACGCGGAAATCGCCATTTCAAGAAATTATGGGCCAAACTTTAACCGCTTGGACTGGAATATGACAAGCCTGGGCCTAGATTCCCGATACATAGGAATTATTATTCTTTCGCTCTTATCTACTGGGCCTAATATATACTCTATTATTCGATTAAATTATGGGCAAGACGCTTGTGGATCGGCTAGAACCATGGGCCAGACGCCCAGAATGGAATGGATATGCTGCGCGATAAAGATACATTGAACGTAGACTCTTTGCTGCTTGCCGAGTTCAATGGAGACCAGATTCAATGAACCTTGGTAATGTACATGGAGACAAACTTAAGTTTGGCAAAACTCTAGAAAATTCAAACACACGAGAAAAGTAGCACTATTAGAAGTTCAAATGATTTTACTAGATGTTCAACCACATTGAAGTTCATTTTAGGCTACACCTATTGTTAAAGTGTGGACTTTGAAAGCTTCCATTTATAAGTATTGGGATAGTAGGAGGCGTTGTTTTCTTGTTAGCACTATCACATTGTATAATTATACCGTAGAATTACGATGACATGagattttatttttaaataaataCATGCATATATTTAAATTCCTCAAATGCATTTAAATTTAATTATTAATTTGAATCTTGAGTATATTCTACGTCTTTATAGAGGCCGATCATGTACCTGTCTTTATAGAGGCCGATCATATACCTGTTGTATTTTATATTAAATATTAGCCGACACCTAATGCATGATATGAGCATAACTAATTACAAAATCACAAAATAATAGAAGAGTAGGGTCGTATACTTGGAAGCTAGTTGACTTGTTTCTTTCACGTAGAATCACCTTTTTACACTCATCTCACACAAAGTAATGGAAGCCATGTTATTTAAATACTTAGTTCACCTTGCGATTCTGAGACAACTTCTAGTCTTCAGCTATCACACCGGTATGACCTTGTATTTCAGTGTAAGTGTGGTACCGTATAGTATCGAATTTGTATCGGGATACTAAAGATACCATGATAAATATCGATGGTATAAGTATTATACTACCGAATTAAGATACTATCACAATACATATCGATTTGCAATGGTAGTATCACAAAATCGTAAGCATCCATGACGGCTAGGATTGACAAAATGATGTTAACGTGGATGTGTGGATTCGATTGAAATTCATCCAAGCACATAGCGTGATCTCTTGCATGTCAAACAACGTACTCCGTCCGCTCCTAAATACTTGTCGCACTGAATCCACTGTAAATACCTAAGTACATAGTATAAAAAGTTAAAAACACATATCTAATAAATTCTTCTCTCCAagctctctctcacacacacaaagTCCTTGTCGGCGCGGCAGGATCTTCTGCGGAGTACATGTGCACACAATTCCAGCGTGCAGCGGCAAAGAGCGACGCGCCACAGGATGGACCGCAGAGTTAGCCGCACGGAGGATGGCAAATTCCATTACCAAACCAATGTTACTGGCAGAAAATGAAAACGACTTTTCGTGCAGTTTATAAAATACCACTTATTACATCACCCGTGACGTCACGTCCTACCTCATACGGTTCATGCTCCCCCGCGGCCGCTTTCCGCCTCTGCTCAAAACACCAACCTGTTGTCTTGTCTTTTCCCATCTTCAATAACAAAAACTGCGGCGAGCCGGCGACCGGCAGCATCAGCTACCTGATTACCCCGAACCCGGCCCCTCCGCCGAGCTTCCCCCCACCTGATTCCGCCGCCGCGGCGACCATTTCGACGAGGTACGGATCGGCGGCTGTGTTCCCCCCTTTGTGTCCCAAGGGATTTCGTGTGCGATTACTCCCCCCCGGTGTCCGTGTTGTGGACGGCCGGCGGTTGGTGGCTGTTGCGGTGCTAGGTCTCATTCCGTTCGTTGCTCGCCGTATATCTAGGGTTCGCGTGGGATTCAGATTGCCGTGCCTTCCCGTAGCCGTGGGGCGATTAGTCCCTGCCTGATTTGGTGGGGGTTAGGGTTTCCTTCAGATGTATATTGATATTATTTTTTATCCCCATGCCTGTAATCTTTTCTCGGTCCGCGTTTGCAATGTATTACTATCAATGAAACATGCATGTCTAGAAAAAAAAAGGTTGCTACTTCTGAATTTCTGCGTAATTGTTATAATCCTGTAATGCGCTAGGATGTTCTCATTGCTCATTGTATCATCATAGTTAGAGCAGGCTAGAAATCTAGAATTAGGATGACCTTGATAGTTTTGTCAGGTATGGCTCATTGCGCTGTGCGATCACAATTCTATGATTTTTATCTTCTTCAGTCGACAAGCATATGCTTGCTAGAGTTTGACTATATGCAAATACTCGCAGGTTGTTCTCCTTCCGAATTTCTTCATAATTGTTAAAATCCTGTAATGCGCTGTGATGTCCTCATTGTTCATTGTATATGACATAGTTACAGAAGACTTTTTTTTAGGGAAATAGTTAGATAAGACTAGAAAACCTAAAATTACGATGACCATGATGATTTTTTCAGGTCTTGCCCATTGCGCTGTGCGATCGCAATTCTAAGATTTATCTTCTTTAGTCGACTAGCATATAATTTGCAGATTTTGACTATATGCAAAACCTGCAGGTTCTTGAGATTCCTTGTCTGATGGTGCGAATCAAAGCGCTGTTGCAAGTTCGGTAGGGTGGAGTGATTGCGTCTACTGAGCATGGACCCTCTAGCTATGTTTGCGTCAGAGCTAGGCGTTGTGTCGGACTTTGAGGTCGATGGCATCCAGAACCTCACCGAGAATGATGTCAGTGATGAGGAGATTGACGCCGAGGACCTGGCCCGGCGAATGTGGAAAGACAAGGTCCGGCTCAAGAGGATCCAGGAGAGGCAGCAGAAGCTTGCTCAGCAGCGTGCAGAAGCGGAGCTGGAGAAGTCCAAGCCGAAGAAGATGTCTGATCTGGCCCTCCGCAAGAGGATGGCAAGAGCGCAGGACGGGATCCTCAAGTACATGCTCAAGTTGATGGAAGTGTGCAACGCGCGGGGGTTTGTCTATGGGATCATTCCTGAGGAAGGGAAGCCTGTCAGTGGAGCATCAGACAATATTAGAGCTTGGTGGAAGGAGCAGGTGAAGTTTGATAAGAACGGGCCAGCAGCAATTGCGAAATATGAGGCCGAGAACCCGGCGTTGGTTAACGATAAGAGCATTGGAGCCATGAACCAGCATAGCTTGATGGATCTCCAAGACTCCACTCTGGGCTCATTGCTTTCAGCGTTGATGCAGTACTGCAGCCCTCAGCAGCGCAAGTACCCACTGGATAAGGGTATTCCACCCCCATGGTGGCCGACAGGGAATGAGGAGTGGTGGGCTGATTTAGGCCTTCCCAAGGGTAAAACGCCTCCATACAATAAACCACATAACCTTAAGAAGGTTTGGAAGGTTGGTGTGCTGACGGGTGTGATCAAACACATGGCACCAAACTTTGATaagatcagatatcatgtgcggaAATCAAAGTGCTTGCAGGACAAAATGACTGCAAAAGAGACCTTGACTTGGCTGGGTGTTTTGCAAAAGGAGGAGAATTATTCCCGCAGTGTTGACAGTGGTTTATCAGAGGTTACTCACCATTGTGATCTAGGGGACAAAGATGACAACCTATATAGCAGCTGTGGTGAGTACGATGTCGTCTGCACTGAGGAGCCTCCTCAGTCTACAACATCCAAAGACGACGTTGGAGCTCATCAGCCAGCTGTGCAGATCAGAGAAGAGAATGTCTCAAGCAGAGGGAACAGAAAACGTCATGATAAACACTCTACTCAAACGCCTCCTAGTAATAAGCAAACTAATGAATCACGCAAGCGAAAAAGACGTCCTGGACAGTCTCCTGTTTATGAGGCTGAGGTTGATGGGACACAAAGAATCAATAATCCGTCAGAGGTTTTGATCAATGTGATTCCTGACATGAACACAAATCAGATGGAGGTGCAGTCTGTGGCGAACCAGCTGACAAGCTTCAACCATGTCAGCACAAGTGGAGCTTTACAACATCAAGGAGATGCTCAAAGGAACTTCATATCTCCTACTGATGTGGTTAATAACTATAACCAGGTTGCAAATGAAACTACTTCAAGCATTTATATGGGTGACCAGCCTTTAGCTTGTGAAAGTAGTGGTTACACAAATTCATGGTCTGGGAATACTTTTCCACCAAATGTTTATCTTGGATCTATGGGTTTTAGTTCTTCTTCACTTGATTACCAGACTTCAGCTGCAAAACAGTCACTCCCTGTAACTGTGGATAGTCATGTGCCTGGCATGGGAACAGAAGCTTTGGTTGAGAACAGTTCTTTTAGTCATCATATGTCAGGTAGTGGGAATTCAACTTCTGTTGCCGGTGACACAAATCAGATGATGAGTGATGATTTTTATATTAACCCTGATGATAAGTACATAGGCAGTTCTTTTGATGGACTGCCTTTGGACTTCATTGGTATTAATAGTCCAATCCCTGACCTCGATGAATTGCTGGATGACGATGATTTAATGCAATACCTGGGAACATAATATAGGTAATCCCTGATCTTATCTAGCTATTTTTCTCACTTAGATCTACCTTTTGTTTAATATAATATGCTATATTGCTATTACAATTTATGTAATAACGCCTGTGCCATCTCTCTTCGTGAGCAATTATATGTAGCTAGATTCTAAAATTCTCTATATCCATACTTGTGAGATGTGGGGTTGGTTTAAGATCAAATTAGCTAATCTCTATGAATATGATGTCTGGAAAAGAAAGATTGTGTTTCCTCTGGTgaattcacaagtatttgagctgAGTTGCTGAGTGTTACTCCTGCCACACAATGGAACAGTCCTGTCTCTTGAGAAACAGCTACCTTTGAAAACACTACGCAAGTCTTGTTGTCAGTTTTGATCCTTCCAAATTTACTTTCAGCTCTCTTGGTAACGTGTGCTTGTTCTGTTGATTTGCAGCGCTCTGCAGTTAATCGCCGCGAGGAGGCG
It includes:
- the LOC127316851 gene encoding ETHYLENE INSENSITIVE 3-like 3 protein is translated as MDPLAMFASELGVVSDFEVDGIQNLTENDVSDEEIDAEDLARRMWKDKVRLKRIQERQQKLAQQRAEAELEKSKPKKMSDLALRKRMARAQDGILKYMLKLMEVCNARGFVYGIIPEEGKPVSGASDNIRAWWKEQVKFDKNGPAAIAKYEAENPALVNDKSIGAMNQHSLMDLQDSTLGSLLSALMQYCSPQQRKYPLDKGIPPPWWPTGNEEWWADLGLPKGKTPPYNKPHNLKKVWKVGVLTGVIKHMAPNFDKIRYHVRKSKCLQDKMTAKETLTWLGVLQKEENYSRSVDSGLSEVTHHCDLGDKDDNLYSSCGEYDVVCTEEPPQSTTSKDDVGAHQPAVQIREENVSSRGNRKRHDKHSTQTPPSNKQTNESRKRKRRPGQSPVYEAEVDGTQRINNPSEVLINVIPDMNTNQMEVQSVANQLTSFNHVSTSGALQHQGDAQRNFISPTDVVNNYNQVANETTSSIYMGDQPLACESSGYTNSWSGNTFPPNVYLGSMGFSSSSLDYQTSAAKQSLPVTVDSHVPGMGTEALVENSSFSHHMSGSGNSTSVAGDTNQMMSDDFYINPDDKYIGSSFDGLPLDFIGINSPIPDLDELLDDDDLMQYLGT